One part of the Neoarius graeffei isolate fNeoGra1 chromosome 2, fNeoGra1.pri, whole genome shotgun sequence genome encodes these proteins:
- the mrpl19 gene encoding 39S ribosomal protein L19, mitochondrial isoform X1 translates to MAARTQRAGALIGLARNVHFQNERMFSVFPVRLQAAGSNDDLPKFTPPAKPVIVDKSRPEEVVRRFVSPEFIPPRQRTNPLKFFLERQDMIQRRKALNIPEFYVGSILSVTSSDPYAANNTKRFVGICIQRSGKGLGATFILRNIVDGQGVEICYELYNPCMKHIEVLKLEKRLDDNLMYLRDALPEYSTFSFDMKPVHLPQTQDVPINQLKVKMKPRPWSKRWERPKFNIQGIRFDLYLTPEQMKHAQEWAEPWRKYDMLMEYDTSSLEEKIYQEVQAALKK, encoded by the exons GCATGTTTTCAGTGTTCCCGGTGCGGTTACAGGCTGCGGGTTCAAATGATGACCTGCCCAAGTTTACTCCTCCAGCCAAACCGGTGATCGTGGATAAATCGAGGCCGGAAGAAGTGGTGCGACG GTTTGTCAGTCCGGAGTTTATTCCCCCTCGCCAGCGCACCAACCCGCTGAAATTCTTCCTCGAGCGCCAAGACATGATCCAGAGACGCAAAGCACTGAACATTCCTGAGTTCTACGTGG GAAGCATTTTGTCCGTCACTTCGTCAGACCCATACGCCGCGAACAACACCAAGCGCTTCGTGGGAATCTGCATTCAGCGCTCTGGGAAAGGACTCGGCGCCACCTTCATCCTCAGGAACATCGTTGATGGACAAG GGGTGGAGATCTGCTATGAGCTGTACAATCCTTGCATGAAGCACATCGAGGTGCTGAAGCTGGAGAAGAGACTGGACGATAACCTGATGTACTTGAGAGACGCTCTGCCCGAATACAGCACCTTCTCCTTCGACATGAAGCCTGTTCACCTGCCGCAAACGCAGGACGTCCCCATCAACCAG cTGAAGGTGAAGATGAAGCCTCGTCCGTGGTCCAAGCGCTGGGAGCGTCCCAAATTCAACATCCAGGGAATCCGCTTTGACCTCTATCTAACCCCGGAGCAGATGAAGCATGCTCAGGAGTGGGCGGAGCCGTGGAGGAAGTACGACATGCTCATGGAGTATGACACTTCCTCACTGGAGGAGAAGATCTACCAGGAAGTGCAGGCGGCGCTTAAAAAGTGA
- the mrpl19 gene encoding 39S ribosomal protein L19, mitochondrial isoform X2, whose product MRYSRSIGTLHKRMFSVFPVRLQAAGSNDDLPKFTPPAKPVIVDKSRPEEVVRRFVSPEFIPPRQRTNPLKFFLERQDMIQRRKALNIPEFYVGSILSVTSSDPYAANNTKRFVGICIQRSGKGLGATFILRNIVDGQGVEICYELYNPCMKHIEVLKLEKRLDDNLMYLRDALPEYSTFSFDMKPVHLPQTQDVPINQLKVKMKPRPWSKRWERPKFNIQGIRFDLYLTPEQMKHAQEWAEPWRKYDMLMEYDTSSLEEKIYQEVQAALKK is encoded by the exons GCATGTTTTCAGTGTTCCCGGTGCGGTTACAGGCTGCGGGTTCAAATGATGACCTGCCCAAGTTTACTCCTCCAGCCAAACCGGTGATCGTGGATAAATCGAGGCCGGAAGAAGTGGTGCGACG GTTTGTCAGTCCGGAGTTTATTCCCCCTCGCCAGCGCACCAACCCGCTGAAATTCTTCCTCGAGCGCCAAGACATGATCCAGAGACGCAAAGCACTGAACATTCCTGAGTTCTACGTGG GAAGCATTTTGTCCGTCACTTCGTCAGACCCATACGCCGCGAACAACACCAAGCGCTTCGTGGGAATCTGCATTCAGCGCTCTGGGAAAGGACTCGGCGCCACCTTCATCCTCAGGAACATCGTTGATGGACAAG GGGTGGAGATCTGCTATGAGCTGTACAATCCTTGCATGAAGCACATCGAGGTGCTGAAGCTGGAGAAGAGACTGGACGATAACCTGATGTACTTGAGAGACGCTCTGCCCGAATACAGCACCTTCTCCTTCGACATGAAGCCTGTTCACCTGCCGCAAACGCAGGACGTCCCCATCAACCAG cTGAAGGTGAAGATGAAGCCTCGTCCGTGGTCCAAGCGCTGGGAGCGTCCCAAATTCAACATCCAGGGAATCCGCTTTGACCTCTATCTAACCCCGGAGCAGATGAAGCATGCTCAGGAGTGGGCGGAGCCGTGGAGGAAGTACGACATGCTCATGGAGTATGACACTTCCTCACTGGAGGAGAAGATCTACCAGGAAGTGCAGGCGGCGCTTAAAAAGTGA